Part of the Vigna unguiculata cultivar IT97K-499-35 chromosome 3, ASM411807v1, whole genome shotgun sequence genome, AAGGGCTAAAATGGGATACTTTTGGACTGTAAAATCAAGTTAGAGGTTTCTTAGAATGCTTCCCCATTATTTTTATGAAGATAAACACATCTTTATGTAATTCCAATGCATTTCCCATCAGCATTTTCTCTTTTAACtgtatattttttgtcttttatttgaGGTGCCCTTTTGCTAAAATTTAACCTTTATGGTTTAGGATCTTCCTAATTATGCTCAGCATACCGTGCCTATTTTCTCTCTGCCAAAAGAATGGCTATGGTGTGAATCATGGTGTGGTAATGCTTCAAAATATGAGGCAAAAACCATTGATCTGTGCAACAATCCCATGACAAAAGAACCCCAAAACCAATGACTTGTCTGATGAAGATTATGAGCACAAGTTTTGAAATGTATTCAAGAAATCTATGATCCTTGCAACAGTTTGTGATGACTACTGAGAGTGCAATGAAGATTTGCACTATTCAAGTAAATGCTATAGTTTTCATTgttgtaaatataaaaactgTTATTGTAAATTCTTATGGCAGTGTTACCGTGACTCTTGATAAATTATGAATCACTTCTTCTGATAGATATTCATGGTTtaacattttatcatttattatagCTGTGTTAATGTGTAGCATTGTTCTGCAAACAATTGTCTGtgatattttctatttatacaGTTATGCACTATTAGAATTCGTCAACTTTTCTCATCCATtcaatttttatcatttcaCAACATGCATAATTTCTTTAGAATTTAATTTGAAGGCAGAATTTTGTTTATcacaaaaagataaagataatctATTAGATAATGCAGTGAACTTCAACATTAGCAATATATGAAAAGTATAATATAACTTGTTATACTAACTAAAAATGAAGGATACCCTTCTGATAATTGTCTGCCATAATCTGCTTTTATTCGCGCACTAAGTCTTTTCTTTCTGCATATCTCTCTTCATGCCATATCCCTTCAAATTCCTTTTTCATTCATGCTCAAACAATCTTCTGCTCATTGACTTTgaacaatttgtttttttctatacaaacaaattattttctgCTATTCACTCACTCATTCATATTTCTATCTTTTTCACATTGTTTCTTGCATATTCATCAATTGTTATATGCCACAAGCTAAATGACTCAAATTACAATGGGATCATACAGTGTCTTAActagtatttataatttttatgatgtAGTGATAAATATTCGATTTAATTAGTGACTGAATTTCATTTGGTTAGTCAAAACATTACtaagaatatttatataaactttttagGAGCTATTTATACATTTTGGTAATTCCATGTAAGttaaagataagacaatttataacatataaatattttaaggttGGATCACGCTTAAAGTTCATTTTTTGAAATGGTACTAGAGcatttaaaatctattataaAAAGATATGTTAGTTGTTCGGCATATTATGTCACCGTTCACCGCTATTAAGTCAATGTGAGAGAGTGTGTTAAAAATCgtatattaattaaagataagacgaattaataaaatacaagtGAAGTCGATTTTGTAGTTGAATTAGGTTTCGTATTGAATTCTTAAtagatacttttattacaactTTTGggtttatttactctttttgtCTCATCCAAAAGTGTTAAGTTGAtcctctaattttatttaattttaattggattccaatttttgaaaaattgactcaatttaattattttcattaaatttcttgaaacagatcaaagattttttatcaaaattgacacTGAAACACTGAAACTATGTTCATCACACCAAAATAACAAATcatcattattaataatttcaatttgacgaaaaaataattcataaattctaagaaatttaaagaaaagaatcaaattacattaattttacaaaaattaagatcaaatggaaactaaaaaaaaactaaaatgccAACTTAACAGttttggacaaaaataaaaatcaaatgagcaattaaaccaaaattttaatttatctactTATAAATGATCTAATAAGAATATGGTGTAATAATTGTCATAAATGTTCTCTCACtgtggaaaaaaaatatttgcttACAATTTTTGAATTTGTCATATGATTTGGTGATGAAGTATGGAAAGTGACAATTAGAAGAGTAAGAAAACCTCACAAAATgtcaaagaaaagaaatcatatatatGATCCAGACAAGTCAAATGTGTGGCCATCATCTAAATAAAATGAACATGGTCTTAATTTTTGTGTCAATTATACGTAGAATTAGACACACACCTAGGAACCATGACCAGTCATTATCAGAAATAACATCACTAATGTACTTCAATACTCTCAACCAAAAAAGATTataaatgagggaaaaaaaattcataaaaacagGACCAATATCTATGAATATTTGATCTATGGTTTCTGCATCCTTAGAATCAGCTAAACTGTGGGAAAAAGCAATTTATTTAAGTGTTGTCCTTTCAGATAGATTAGTTTGATTCTGCTTTGGTGCATTGTCCTTTCATTAAAACTCAACCATTCAAGTGCCTCTTCTTAATGTGTGCAATGATTTGGTGAAAATAAATCTACACAAcaaaaaatcacacaaatttttttaagtcaaCCAACCTTGTTAGTGAAAGTGTGAACATCAAATATAGTCatcatacaaatatatatttcatatattaacaaaaaaaaaagttattattataatagcaTTTTTATTtggtagaaaataaaatataaacatagaCATTGTGGATGTATAGCTGTATTTATACTGTAGCATAGTCTTTCGATTTTATGGTCTTATCCCTTCTTTTAAGGGATGGTGAGTTAGGCATTGTCGGTATTCACTAGTGATgatgtttgttctttttttcacttgaatatataaaaataaataaaaatcactcTGGTGTATTATTAATTCATATTATTATGCTGATTAACACATATAATCATTCTTTTGGTTTATTATAGCTAATAAAACTCAAGCATATTCTTGTAAACTTAATCACATTCAAACATTGGTAATTCTTCATAATTAGATAATGTGTTGACatggtgaaagaaaaaaagtttactGAATGAACATTCTGAGCAACTAAAACAAGTCTTTTGgaagttatattaaaataatgaggTTAACACATAGTTGTTATATTACCTTTGTCTTGAGGACATTCAAATTTTAAGTACATGAGAGTTTCTTAATCATCTAACTTACATGTTGAATTTTGGGCaatatttcaattgtttttccTCACTTCTTCCAAGCTTTGTAGTGCTTTAAGTTATTGTAAATAattaggtaaaaataaaaatgtcatcaAAATTTCAGTTTAGTGATATAGAACGAGTTGTTGAAGAGATTTTGATCGGATACATAAAATGTTAGAAGATAATGAATACAACTTAATTATATAggacagatttttttttaaataaaaatgatgttagtatttagtaataaaatttataatttaattattataaatcaatgaataataatattaattaataaaaattcatatatatatatatatatatatatatatataaaggaatgaaaaatattttatgagtgatcaattttaataataagaaataattagttattgtaatgatcaatttaaatattaatctataaagtaaaaattaatggtaattaaaatagtttttaattgaTCTTCTTTAGCCTCACACTCCCCATTTTTGGAGTGTACCTTGAAGATGCTCCTTTAATTTAACACTCAAACTCATATGTTGGgtggaaaaggagaaaaaaaatcttttctctCCATTATTGTCATCTTGCAGAACTCTATCATTCATCTCTTTTTCCAGAAATGAACTACGTGCCACTCTATTTAAGACTACCATAATGGAAAAGTTCATTGTGATggtgaaagagaaaataaaataagaaggaGCCAAACAAAGAGAACCACTTTGCAAGCCAAATCAAAGTAGAAGAATCAGAAGCAGAATCTCAGTCAAATTAGTCTAACTTTTGTGTCCAATAGTACCACAACTCAAACCTCCTTCATGGAATAAtaacaaaaggagaaaaaccaTTTTCTACCGTCCTCCTAATGGAATCtctaattttaaagttttaaaatatattaaaaacatttgtaaagttttaaatctaattcaattttataaaatcagctTATAGGACGATAATTGTatctacttatatattgtgaactAGGTTCATCTTTAATTCATCTAAAACTTTAATCAATCTTCGTTCTTTTAtacatcttttaaaaataaaatcgtgATAAGACCGATGATATCTCAAGAATACAATAATTATTTCTAACGATGAGGTCACATGGAAGACGGTATATTCTGAAAAATGGTTTGTTTTGATTTTACTCTCTCTTGACATGAACAGAGAGAAGGTTTGAGAATAAAAAGTAAGAACAGCAGATTCCCAATCATCCTCTCCACTCTATAGGAAACAGCCATAATTGCACCCAACAGTGACTTTCACCATAAAAAGTTAGAACCCTCTAAGCTACCCACTTCCTTGATTGCTTCATCTCTTTTCAACTTAATCTTCCAATTATATAAACCTATCAATCTCCATCAACTTCCCTTCAACCACACTTCCTTTTTCTACTTCCAAcctttcatcatcatcatgactactacttcttcttcttcttcctgcacaAACAACTCTTCTGTCAATGGCTTCTACAACTTCCTCACCAAAGGACTCAATGACCTTCACCAATCCTTCCTCTCCCATCACTTCATGTCAATCCAATTCATCTCACAGGTTCTCTCATCCCTCCAATCCTTCCACTCCAAGTTAACCCTTTTGATTCAAAGACTCTGCTTACCGGTTGGAGGCAAATGGCTCGATGAATACATGGATGAAAGCTCAAGACTTTGGGATATCTGTCATGTCCTCAAATCAGCCATTTATGGCATAGAAAACTATTCCTCAACTGCTTCCAATATAACCTCTTTAGTCCATGGTTACCATCATTTCACTCCAGAGCTTTCACATCAGGTTGGTATACCTCAAATTCTGTACCAAACTTTTAGTCAAAACCTCAGTGTTTCATTTCCCTTCACACAACTAAAtcaagttttgttttttattcttagTTTCTCCGAGTCTGATAGTGTGTTTGGTTGGTGTAAACTCCCACGTTTGATGTGATTCTTTGCTTTCTGGTAGTTTCCGAAAACATGTTCTGACACACACATGTATGTATATTGCAGATGGTTAGGGCCATAAATGTTTGTCAAAGGGAGAGTCTAGGATTGGTGGAGGAAAACAAAAGCATGATGGAAACAAGGATTGAGGCATTGTCTGAATGTCTGAATCAGAAGATGTGTGTGGAATCGAAGCTAAACGAGTTCAATGGTTTCCGAGGAGTGCTTTGTGCAATGAGGAGTGTGAGTTCATTGCTGCTTATGATTCTGCTATGTGGAGTTGCATATTGTTGGTCTTCCTCGTGCTTTGAGCAAGAAGGGTATGAAGGGCACGTGGTTTTTGGATCAGGTGTTGTGGTTTCCATGGCGAGATTGCAGCAGAAAGTTGCAGAGGAGATTGAGCAGTGTAATGGGCAGCCAGGGATTCTGCTTCTTGAATTTCAGGAAGCAAAGATTGCGATGGAGGAATTGAAAATGGAGTTGGAGAGAATGGTGGGTTATGATGCAGAGTGTGAGATCCAATCAAAAGTTGACAACTTCAAACGTTGCTTTGGCTTGTTGAGATGTGGGGTTGAGACTATAACAGGGCAACTTGATGATTTCTTTGATGAAATTGTCGAAGGAAGGAAGAAGATTTTGGATATGTGTACTCATAAGTAGATATGTTGTATATAATTAACTTTGTTTTATCATGCCATAGCAAAGctggaagaaaataaaaaatgttcaaaaataGAGgcaatgtcataattatttttttcttatatcgGTATGATATCGATCAAGAATTTCTAAACGATGTGAGACTATTAAACGTAAAAAAActgtattattatttaaattatcgtTAAGCGACGTGAGATTATTACATGTAAAAACtctgatatttttttctatttgcttAGTGAATTGATCTACAAGGTGGCTTTGGTAATGAGGGCTTGAAGCttttcaaatgaaaaacaaaaagaagagttaaaaaaatgcaaaagggAATGTGATACTTGCTTTGAAGTGAAGCTACATGTTACTAACTCTTCTCATACATGAAAAACAAGAATTTTAAGATGCCAAAGCCTTCAAGTAAGAGAAACCTCTTTCTATGCAGAGGTGTAGCATTCTTTTCATGgaagaaatttaaagaaaaaaaaaattagaagggACATAtagtttatgaataaaaattgatgCTTTTTCTTCATCAATGGAGTCGAGTGAGATATTTTGTGTATATTTGTAGTATCTTTGTATGAGAAAATTCCCACTCAATATCCcaatattgaatatattttgtatatccTGTGATATTTTCACTGTATTGCACAGTTTCCTCTGCAATCTTATATCAAAAACAAATGTTTCATATCAGACATAAAACAAGAgatctttattattataattaataactcgctagtatatttaatatcatattcAACCTAGgactacaaaatattaaatatatgagTTAATGTCATTGTTCTAATCAGGgtgacacttttttatttacaaCTGCACAAGATTTCATCAATAAACTTCAATTAGATCTAAGAAACTTTTGAATTATGCGAAACTTAAAAACTTCTGAAtatagattaatatttttataagaagtTAGTTGAGATGATATcgtttattacattattttctgTATTATCTGCATTAGAATTAAAACTCAAAGTTTCTGTTacgattattttttttaaaacaccGAAGGATTGAAAGAAGAATcagtatttaaattttctttgattctaactcttaaatgatataaatttattaaagataGGAGATGAGTTAATTTTCCATTTGTTTAAGTTAAGAATGTAAGCGTAAGTCTAAGTTTTAAATTGTctagaaataaaaaagtaaagaattaTAGAAGAATAAAGACTCctaaatttattgtcttaaatttttggcttgagagtggtgtcaatattTGACGTAGTTAAATTTAAGTTTCATTGATATTCTGTCTCTCTCTAGTAAAACTCATCTATAAAcctaacattttattttgtaattatctAAAATCTTATAGATTTTTCAAGAAAGAATTTATCTGAAAGACATAACactaataaaatctaaaatttactctatatataatttatactcATAGATTCTCAATGAAATCTAAttaatttcttgaattttcttGTCCACTAAAAGAAAGTTAGTTCTTTATTATTTAGAGAGAAATATGGtaagtttttatataatattttttggacCACTTGCATCAACATGGTGTACACATATCACCTTAATGCTCAAATCATTAACCATATGTATCAAATAAGTACATGC contains:
- the LOC114177284 gene encoding uncharacterized protein LOC114177284 gives rise to the protein MTTTSSSSSCTNNSSVNGFYNFLTKGLNDLHQSFLSHHFMSIQFISQVLSSLQSFHSKLTLLIQRLCLPVGGKWLDEYMDESSRLWDICHVLKSAIYGIENYSSTASNITSLVHGYHHFTPELSHQMVRAINVCQRESLGLVEENKSMMETRIEALSECLNQKMCVESKLNEFNGFRGVLCAMRSVSSLLLMILLCGVAYCWSSSCFEQEGYEGHVVFGSGVVVSMARLQQKVAEEIEQCNGQPGILLLEFQEAKIAMEELKMELERMVGYDAECEIQSKVDNFKRCFGLLRCGVETITGQLDDFFDEIVEGRKKILDMCTHK